From Callithrix jacchus isolate 240 chromosome 3, calJac240_pri, whole genome shotgun sequence, a single genomic window includes:
- the TLR3 gene encoding toll-like receptor 3 isoform X2 yields the protein MRQTLPYIYFWGGLLPFGMLCASSATRCTVSHEVADCSHLKLTQVPDDLPTNITVLNLTHNQLRRLPAANFTRYRQLTILDVGFNTISKLEPELCQKLPMLKVWNLQHNELSLLSDKTFVFCTNLTELHLMSNSIQKIKNDPFKNQKNLITLDLSHNGLSSTKLGTQVQLENLQELLLSNNKIQALKSEELDFLANSSLKKLELSSNQIKEFSPGCFHAIGRLFGLFLNNVQLGPSLTEKLCLELANTSVRSLSLSNSQLSATSNTTFLGLKWTNLTMLDLSHNNLNVLGNDSFAWLPHLEQFSLEYNNIQHLFSHSLHGLFNVRSLNLKRSFTKQSTSLDSLPKIDDFSFQWLKCLEHLSMDDNDIPGIKSNMFTGLINLKYLSLSNSFTSLRTLTNESFVSLAHSPLHLLNLTKNKISKIESGAFSWLGHLQVLDLGLNEIGQELTGQEWRGLENIFEIYLSYNKYLQLTRNSFALVLSLQRLMLRRVALKNVEGSPSPFQPLRNLTILDLSNNNIASVNEDTLDGLEKLEILDLQHNNLARLWKHANPGGPVYFLKGLSHLHILNLESNGFDEIPVEVFKDLSELKVIDLGLNNLNTLPASVFDNQASLKSLNLQKNLITSVEKKVFGPAFRNLSDLDMRFNPFDCTCESIAWFVNWINETQTDIPELSSRYLCNTPPHYHGFPVRLFDTSPCKDSAPFELFFMISTSILLTFIFIVLLIHFEGWRISFYWHVSVHRVLGFKEIDRQTEQFEYAAYIIHAQKDTDWVWEQFSPMEEEDQSLKFCLEERDFEAGVFQLEAILNSIKRSRKIIFVITHHLLKDPLCKRFKVHHAVQQAIEQNLDSIILLFLEEIPDYKLNHALCLRRGMFKSHCILNWPVQEERVRAFRHKLQGAFETWLLEL from the exons ATGAGACAGACTTTGCCTTACATCTACTTTTGGGGGGGACTTTTGCCCTTTGGGATGCTGTGTGCGTCCTCTGCCACCAGGTGCACTGTTAGCCACGAGGTTGCTGACTGCAGCCATCTGAAGTTGACTCAGGTACCCGATGACCTCCCTACAAACATAACCGTGTTGAATCTTACCCATAATCAACTCAGAAGATTACCAGCTGCCAATTTTACAAGGTATCGCCAACTAACTATCTTGGATGTAGGATTTAACACCATCTCAAAACTGGAGCCAGAATTGTGCCAAAAACTTCCCATGTTAAAAGTCTGGAACCTGCAGCACAATGAGCTGTCTCTACTTTCTGATAAAACTTTTGTCTTCTGCACGAATTTGACTGAACTCCATCTCATGTCCAACTCgatccagaaaattaaaaatgatccCTTTAAAAACCAGAAG AATTTAATCACATTAGACCTGTCTCATAATGGCTTGTCATCAACGAAATTAGGAACTCAGGTGCAGCTGGAAAATCTCCAAGAGCTTCTATTATCAAACAATAAAATTCAAGCACTAAAAAGCGAAGAACTTGATTTCCTCGCcaattcatctttaaaaaaattagagttgTCATCAAATCAAATTAAAGAG TTTTCTCCAGGGTGTTTTCATGCAATTGGAAGATTATTCGGCCTCTTTCTCAACAACGTCCAGCTGGGTCCCAGCCTCACAGAGAAGCTGTGTCTGGAATTAGCAAACACGAGCGTTCGGAGTCTGTCTCTGAGTAACAGCCAGCTGTCCGCCACCAGCAACACAACTTTCTTGGGACTAAAGTGGACAAATCTCACCATGCTCGATCTGTCCCACAACAACTTAAATGTACTTGGTAACGATTCCTTTGCGTGGCTTCCACATCTAGAGCAATTCTCCCTGGAGTATAATAACATACAGCATCTGTTCTCTCACTCTTTGCACGGGCTTTTCAATGTGCGGTCCCTGAATTTGAAACGGTCTTTTACTAAACAAAGTACTTCCCTTGATTCGCTCCCCAAGATTGAcgatttttcttttcagtggcTAAAATGTTTGGAACATCTTAGCATGGACGATAATGATATTCCAGGCATAAAAAGCAATATGTTCACAGGATTGATAAACCTGAAATACTTAAGTCTATCCAACTCCTTTACAAGTTTGCGAACTTTGACAAACGAAAGCTTTGTATCACTTGCTCATTCTCCCTTGCACCTCCTCAACCTAACCAAgaataaaatctcaaaaatagAGAGTGGTGCTTTCTCTTGGTTGGGCCACCTACAGGTACTTGACCTGGGCCTTAATGAAATTGGGCAAGAACTCACAGGCCAGGAGTGGAGaggtctggaaaatatttttgaaatctatCTTTCCTACAATAAGTACCTGCAACTGACCAGGAACTCCTTTGCCCTGGTCCTAAGCCTTCAACGACTGATGCTCCGAAGGGTAGCGCTTAAAAACGTGGAGGGTTCTCCTTCGCCATTCCAGCCTCTTCGGAACTTGACCATTCTGGATCTGAGCAACAATAACATAGCCAGCGTCAACGAGGACACGTTGGACGGTCTTGAGAAACTAGAAATTCTGGATTTGCAGCACAACAACTTAGCACGGCTCTGGAAACACGCGAACCCTGGTGGCCCTGTTTATTTTCTAAAGGGTCTGTCCCATCTCCACATCCTTAACTTGGAGTCTAACGGCTTTGACGAGATCCCAGTTGAGGTCTTCAAGGATTTATCTGAACTGAAGGTCATCGATTTAGGATTGAATAATTTGAACACACTTCCAGCTTCTGTCTTTGATAATCAGGCGTCTCTAAAGTCACTGAACCTTCAGAAGAATCTCATAACCTCGGTGGAGAAGAAGGTTTTCGGGCCGGCTTTCAGGAACCTGAGTGATTTGGACATGCGCTTTAATCCGTTTGACTGCACGTGTGAGAGCATCGCCTGGTTTGTTAATTGGATCAATGAGACCCAGACCGACATCCCTGAGCTGTCGAGCCGCTACCTCTGCAATACGCCGCCTCACTATCACGGGTTCCCAGTGAGACTTTTTGACACATCACCCTGCAAAGACAGTGCCCCTTTTGAACTCTTTTTCATGATCAGTACCAGTATCCTGTTGACCTTTATCTTTATAGTTCTTCTCATCCACTTTGAGGGCTGGAGAATATCTTTTTACTGGCATGTTTCAGTACATCGAGTTCTTGGTTTCAAAGAAATAGACAGACAGACGGAACAGTTTGAATATGCGGCATATATAATTCATGCCCAGAAAGACACGGATTGGGTCTGGGAACAGTTCTCCCCGATGGAAGAAGAAGACCAATCTCTCAAATTTTGTCTGGAAGAAAGGGACTTTGAGGCAGGAGTTTTCCAACTGGAAGCAATTCTTAACAGCATCAAAAGAAGccgaaaaattatttttgttataacaCACCATCTATTAAAAGACCCATTATGCAAAAG GTTCAAGGTCCACCATGCAGTTCAACAAGCTATTGAACAAAATCTGGATTCCATTATACTGCTTTTCCTTGAGGAGATCCCAGACTATAAACTGAACCATGCACTCTGTTTACGAAGAGGAATGTTTAAGTCTCACTGCATCTTGAACTGGCCGGTTCAGGAAGAGCGGGTCAGGGCCTTTCGTCACAAACTGCAG GGAGCATTTGAGACGTGGCTTTTGGAACTTTGA
- the TLR3 gene encoding toll-like receptor 3 isoform X1: protein MRQTLPYIYFWGGLLPFGMLCASSATRCTVSHEVADCSHLKLTQVPDDLPTNITVLNLTHNQLRRLPAANFTRYRQLTILDVGFNTISKLEPELCQKLPMLKVWNLQHNELSLLSDKTFVFCTNLTELHLMSNSIQKIKNDPFKNQKNLITLDLSHNGLSSTKLGTQVQLENLQELLLSNNKIQALKSEELDFLANSSLKKLELSSNQIKEFSPGCFHAIGRLFGLFLNNVQLGPSLTEKLCLELANTSVRSLSLSNSQLSATSNTTFLGLKWTNLTMLDLSHNNLNVLGNDSFAWLPHLEQFSLEYNNIQHLFSHSLHGLFNVRSLNLKRSFTKQSTSLDSLPKIDDFSFQWLKCLEHLSMDDNDIPGIKSNMFTGLINLKYLSLSNSFTSLRTLTNESFVSLAHSPLHLLNLTKNKISKIESGAFSWLGHLQVLDLGLNEIGQELTGQEWRGLENIFEIYLSYNKYLQLTRNSFALVLSLQRLMLRRVALKNVEGSPSPFQPLRNLTILDLSNNNIASVNEDTLDGLEKLEILDLQHNNLARLWKHANPGGPVYFLKGLSHLHILNLESNGFDEIPVEVFKDLSELKVIDLGLNNLNTLPASVFDNQASLKSLNLQKNLITSVEKKVFGPAFRNLSDLDMRFNPFDCTCESIAWFVNWINETQTDIPELSSRYLCNTPPHYHGFPVRLFDTSPCKDSAPFELFFMISTSILLTFIFIVLLIHFEGWRISFYWHVSVHRVLGFKEIDRQTEQFEYAAYIIHAQKDTDWVWEQFSPMEEEDQSLKFCLEERDFEAGVFQLEAILNSIKRSRKIIFVITHHLLKDPLCKRFKVHHAVQQAIEQNLDSIILLFLEEIPDYKLNHALCLRRGMFKSHCILNWPVQEERVRAFRHKLQVALGSKNSAH, encoded by the exons ATGAGACAGACTTTGCCTTACATCTACTTTTGGGGGGGACTTTTGCCCTTTGGGATGCTGTGTGCGTCCTCTGCCACCAGGTGCACTGTTAGCCACGAGGTTGCTGACTGCAGCCATCTGAAGTTGACTCAGGTACCCGATGACCTCCCTACAAACATAACCGTGTTGAATCTTACCCATAATCAACTCAGAAGATTACCAGCTGCCAATTTTACAAGGTATCGCCAACTAACTATCTTGGATGTAGGATTTAACACCATCTCAAAACTGGAGCCAGAATTGTGCCAAAAACTTCCCATGTTAAAAGTCTGGAACCTGCAGCACAATGAGCTGTCTCTACTTTCTGATAAAACTTTTGTCTTCTGCACGAATTTGACTGAACTCCATCTCATGTCCAACTCgatccagaaaattaaaaatgatccCTTTAAAAACCAGAAG AATTTAATCACATTAGACCTGTCTCATAATGGCTTGTCATCAACGAAATTAGGAACTCAGGTGCAGCTGGAAAATCTCCAAGAGCTTCTATTATCAAACAATAAAATTCAAGCACTAAAAAGCGAAGAACTTGATTTCCTCGCcaattcatctttaaaaaaattagagttgTCATCAAATCAAATTAAAGAG TTTTCTCCAGGGTGTTTTCATGCAATTGGAAGATTATTCGGCCTCTTTCTCAACAACGTCCAGCTGGGTCCCAGCCTCACAGAGAAGCTGTGTCTGGAATTAGCAAACACGAGCGTTCGGAGTCTGTCTCTGAGTAACAGCCAGCTGTCCGCCACCAGCAACACAACTTTCTTGGGACTAAAGTGGACAAATCTCACCATGCTCGATCTGTCCCACAACAACTTAAATGTACTTGGTAACGATTCCTTTGCGTGGCTTCCACATCTAGAGCAATTCTCCCTGGAGTATAATAACATACAGCATCTGTTCTCTCACTCTTTGCACGGGCTTTTCAATGTGCGGTCCCTGAATTTGAAACGGTCTTTTACTAAACAAAGTACTTCCCTTGATTCGCTCCCCAAGATTGAcgatttttcttttcagtggcTAAAATGTTTGGAACATCTTAGCATGGACGATAATGATATTCCAGGCATAAAAAGCAATATGTTCACAGGATTGATAAACCTGAAATACTTAAGTCTATCCAACTCCTTTACAAGTTTGCGAACTTTGACAAACGAAAGCTTTGTATCACTTGCTCATTCTCCCTTGCACCTCCTCAACCTAACCAAgaataaaatctcaaaaatagAGAGTGGTGCTTTCTCTTGGTTGGGCCACCTACAGGTACTTGACCTGGGCCTTAATGAAATTGGGCAAGAACTCACAGGCCAGGAGTGGAGaggtctggaaaatatttttgaaatctatCTTTCCTACAATAAGTACCTGCAACTGACCAGGAACTCCTTTGCCCTGGTCCTAAGCCTTCAACGACTGATGCTCCGAAGGGTAGCGCTTAAAAACGTGGAGGGTTCTCCTTCGCCATTCCAGCCTCTTCGGAACTTGACCATTCTGGATCTGAGCAACAATAACATAGCCAGCGTCAACGAGGACACGTTGGACGGTCTTGAGAAACTAGAAATTCTGGATTTGCAGCACAACAACTTAGCACGGCTCTGGAAACACGCGAACCCTGGTGGCCCTGTTTATTTTCTAAAGGGTCTGTCCCATCTCCACATCCTTAACTTGGAGTCTAACGGCTTTGACGAGATCCCAGTTGAGGTCTTCAAGGATTTATCTGAACTGAAGGTCATCGATTTAGGATTGAATAATTTGAACACACTTCCAGCTTCTGTCTTTGATAATCAGGCGTCTCTAAAGTCACTGAACCTTCAGAAGAATCTCATAACCTCGGTGGAGAAGAAGGTTTTCGGGCCGGCTTTCAGGAACCTGAGTGATTTGGACATGCGCTTTAATCCGTTTGACTGCACGTGTGAGAGCATCGCCTGGTTTGTTAATTGGATCAATGAGACCCAGACCGACATCCCTGAGCTGTCGAGCCGCTACCTCTGCAATACGCCGCCTCACTATCACGGGTTCCCAGTGAGACTTTTTGACACATCACCCTGCAAAGACAGTGCCCCTTTTGAACTCTTTTTCATGATCAGTACCAGTATCCTGTTGACCTTTATCTTTATAGTTCTTCTCATCCACTTTGAGGGCTGGAGAATATCTTTTTACTGGCATGTTTCAGTACATCGAGTTCTTGGTTTCAAAGAAATAGACAGACAGACGGAACAGTTTGAATATGCGGCATATATAATTCATGCCCAGAAAGACACGGATTGGGTCTGGGAACAGTTCTCCCCGATGGAAGAAGAAGACCAATCTCTCAAATTTTGTCTGGAAGAAAGGGACTTTGAGGCAGGAGTTTTCCAACTGGAAGCAATTCTTAACAGCATCAAAAGAAGccgaaaaattatttttgttataacaCACCATCTATTAAAAGACCCATTATGCAAAAG GTTCAAGGTCCACCATGCAGTTCAACAAGCTATTGAACAAAATCTGGATTCCATTATACTGCTTTTCCTTGAGGAGATCCCAGACTATAAACTGAACCATGCACTCTGTTTACGAAGAGGAATGTTTAAGTCTCACTGCATCTTGAACTGGCCGGTTCAGGAAGAGCGGGTCAGGGCCTTTCGTCACAAACTGCAGGTAGCGCTTGGATCCAAAAACTCAgcacattaa